Part of the Catalinimonas alkaloidigena genome is shown below.
CTCAGAATATTACAATTGACTGGCTAGTCAGCTTCTTTTAATTCATTAACAAATATGAATAGCGCTTGATATGATGTCTTCAATGTTTACAGGAAGGTGAGACTTGAGTGCTGATCCAGCATCCAACCGGTAATACTGTAGCGGGGACGTGAAGTGAGCTGTACTTCATGCTCAATCTCACTTCTAAAACAGACCATCCTGCCGGAAAGAGGGGCAATATCAAATTCTTCATCAGGTAAAAACATCCTGAGCTGGCCTCCATCTTTTTCTTTCCAGTTTTCATTGAGATAACAAACGGTAGAAATCACCCGGTGTGGCTTCTGATGGAAGCGATCTACATGGCGCTTATAAAACGTTCCCGCCGGATACATCGCAAAATGGGCCTCAAAATCTTTTAACCCCAGGAAACAGGTGTAGTTTAGGTATTCCATCAGTTGGCGCATTTTTCCAACATAATTGGCTGTAACCTCCATCATATCATTGGGGTTGATCCATCGTATATAATCTCCCCTTACGGATTTATCCACCGCAAAATTCTGCATCTTCCCAATTCCAGCTTTTTTGAACTTTCCTTCTTCTGACAGATCCTGAAATCTGTTGATCACTGCATTTACTTCATCAGGCGAAAAAAAATGATCTATCAGCCCGTATCCATTTTCAGCCAATTGATCTACTAGCTGTTCCAGTTGCGCTTCCTGAAGCAAAGCTTCACTTTTTTCTTCCATAATAACTTATCAAAAAAAGCAACCTCTTGAGGTTGCTTTGTAAATAGCATCTAAAAGCTTTTAAGCGCGGATATACCTACTCTTCCATACGCTTAGCCGCTGCTTCTTCCGACCCTTTATCGATATCATCCCGATCACGCAATTTTTTATCATCTACGTGACGATTTAAAAATTTATTGATCTTGTCAATATCCAGTGTCGAGCGGATTTCTCCGAAAGAATCAATTTTGATATCAAAACCATTCAGTTCATCATTAACTTTAGGTTTGCTTCTTTTACTCAATCTTTTTCTACTCATAATGTATCTACGTTTTTACGTGCATCTCTAATTTTTGAAGGGCATTCTCGATCCGGTTTGCGGTTTCATCCCTACCTAAGACCTCAATGGTTGGCATTAGGTCGGGTCCGGAGCCTTCTCCTGTAACCGCCAGCCGTAATGCCTGCATCACTCTGCCCATTTTTACTTCAAGCTCATTCAGAACTTGTTCTAAGACGATTTTGGCCTGATCTGCATTTAATGCCCCATCGTGCTGCTTAAGGGCGTTAGCATAAGCTTGTAATACAGTAGTAGCCTCTTCCGTCCACTTTTTATTAACGATTTTTTCGTCATATCGTTGGGGCGCTACGTAAAAGAACTTTGCATTTTCCCATATTTCCGCAGGGAAAGTCACTCTCTCTTTCATCAAACCACTTACTTTTACTGCCTTGTCTCGACTACTTTCTACTCCTGCTTTCTCTAAGGTTGAGAGCAGCATACCGGCAAGTTCATCGTCCGATTTCTGGCGGAGGTACTGCTGGTTATACCACTGTGCTTTATGAATGTCAAACCTGGCCCCTGCCTTGTTAATATTTTCTATCTTGAATGCTTCTATTAGTTCTTCTTTGGTAAACAACTCCTGCTCAGTACCGGGGTTCCAGCCCAGAAAAGCGAGAAAGTTGATAAAAGCTTCAGGCAGATACCCTTCTTCTTTAAATCCGGGAAGCTGGTTTTTTTCATCATCGGTCCACTCCATTGGGAATACCGGGAAGCCATGTTTCAGTGAGTCTCTTTTACTTAACTTACCGTTACCATCGGGCTTGAGCAATAGTGGAAGGTGTGCAAACTGAGGCATACTCTCCTCCCAGCCTAAGAACTGATACATGAGTACATGCAGTGGTGCAGAAGGAAGCCACTCCTCTCCCCTGATCACGTGGGTGATTTCCATCAAGTGATCATCCACTACATTGGCCAGATGGTAGGTCGGCATACCATCAGATTTCATAATCACTTTGTCATCCAGTGTTGAGGAGTGAACCATGATCCAACCACGGACCATATCATTGAGACGAACCTCATCTTTGCGTGGAACTTTCAGACGAATAACATATGGCTCGCCAGCATCCATTTTCGCTTTGACTTCCGATTCAGAAAGGGTCAGCGAGTTTTTCATGGTCATTCGGGTGATGGCATTATACTGAGGCTGTGCTACACGTGCATCTTTCAGGCGTTCCCGCATTTCATTCAGCTCTACTTCGGTATCAAAAGCATAGTAAGCATGCCCGGCATCAATCAGCTGCTGCGCGTATTTTCCGTATATTTCTTTACGTTCTGACTGACGGTAAGGTGCATAGGGGCCACCTTCGTCTACGCCTTCATCTGGCTGTATACCACACCATTTTAAAGCTTTTTTCAGATAGTCTTCTGAGCAGGGGACATAGCGGGTCTGGTCTGTATCTTCAATACGCAGAATGAATGTTCCTTTTTTTTGCCGGGCAAAAAGATAATTATATAATGCCGTACGTATCCCTCCAATATGCTGTGGGCCGGTAGGACTGGGGGCAAACCTTACTCTTATATTTTGTTCCATTTACTAATGCTTGATCTATGTATAGTTATAAACTATGGCTATGATTGATGGTTGTATAAAATTATTTTAAGTTCTATTCTAATACCTCGTGTAGTATACGGCTGCTAAGCTTTACCTGTTTATGAAAGTTGAGTATTGCAATGACATAGTTGGCTACTCCCAGAAGAAGAGAAAATATCGCATTGATATAAATACGTTCGTAGATAAAAAAATATAATGCAAAAACACCAGTCAGTACAGACCAGAATATCAAAAATGATAATGTCCACATAAACAGCCTGTAGCGAATAAAAACAATACTTCCCATTGAGCTACTTTCTATTTTGCCACTAATCATAGGCAAAAAGTTATTTGCACGGCTCACTTTACGAGATAGCTTAAAGTGTTCTTTCTTTACCCAGCCATTGAAATACAACGCTTCATCTCGTACATCGGGCATCCACTCTCCGCTACGGGTAGGTTCGGTAACATTCCACAGCCTCTCCGATAGCTGTTGTGCTTCATATGAAGATACAATGGTTTCTCTGCTTAAGGGAAGTAAAGCTAACACTGTGACGCATACTTAGTCCAAGGTGGCGATGCAGGAAATTTCTACATTTACATTTTTGGGCAGGCCACTCACTTCTACGGTTTCTCTGGCTGGGGGCTGTAACTTAAAATACTGACCATAGGCTTCGTTTACGGTAGCAAAATCACTCATATTTTTAACAAAAATAGAACACTTCACTACCTTACTAAAATCAGCTCCTGCAGCACTTAAGATGGCTTCCAGATTCTTCATTACCTGATGAGTCTCTTCTGTAATATTGTCGTTAATTAATTCCCCGCTGGCTGCATCAAGTGCTATCTGCCCGGAAACATAAAGAGTAGCACCACTTTGAATCGCCTGGCTGTAAGGGCCAATAGGTGCGGGAGCTTCTGAGGTATTAATCACTTCTCTTGCCATATTTTCTGCTTTTTGTACGCTGTTTATAAAACAAGTTGCAAATCTACTTGATTAGAGTAATCAAAAACACCTTAATTCCTAATTTTTTAGAAATTAACTGCATATGAGATGGTAATGGTATAATTTATTTCATGCTTCCTTTATAGAATGCTATAAAATTACTTTTTCACATTATTGTCTCCACGAACTTAGATTATTTCTATTTTGAAATTACCACTATGAAGATTCTTACTGCTCAACAAACCCGCGATGCAGATGCCGCTACCATCAAAAATGAGCCTATCAGTTCTACTGACTTGATGGAAAGGGCTGCTACCGTTTTTAAGCATCAGTTTATAGAGACTTTTGGTGCTACCGTCAACCCTGTATATATATTTAGCGGGCCGGGAAACAATGGCGGTGATGGTCTGGCTTTTGCCAGATTATTGCATCAGCATCACTGTAATATCCATGCTTTCACGGTTCATGCCGCAGATAAAGGCTCTGAGGATTTTAAGATTAATCGCGAAAGGCTGGCAGAGCATATCACCATCAATAACATTGAACAAGAAAGTGACATACCCGATATTCCCAGGGAGGCAATTGTTATTGATGGACTTTTCGGTTCAGGGCTTTCTCGCAAAGTAGAAGGCATTTTTGCCCAGGTGATTGAGAAAATTAATCTTTCTGAAGCCGCGGTTGTCGCCATAGATATTCCCTCCGGCTTGTTTGCTGACCAACCTTTGGAAGTTGAAGATGATGATGCTGTCATTATAAGGGCTGATTATACCTTTAGCTTCCAAATGCCTAAACTGGCTTTTCTTCTTCCAGAGAGTGCGCATTTTGTAGGCAAGTGGGAGATACTTGACATTGGGCTTGATCGTAATTTCATTGAACAGACGCCTGTAGATTACTATTTCACTGATCATATGCTGGCTAAGTCTCTCCTGAAGAAACGTGATACTCACTCCCATAAGGGAACTTTTGGAAAAACGATGCTTATTAGCGGAAGCTATGGAAAAATGGGCGCTGCAGTGCTTTGTGCCAGAGCTTGTCTTCATTCTGGAGTGGGGCTTCTTACCGTTCATGTTCCTGAATGTGGCTACCAGATTATGCAAATAGCAAACCCTGAAGCGATGACCACTGTAGACCGTCATCAATATATTTTTACGGACCTGCCCCAGCAGGGGCCTACCGACCTTGACAAATATGATGCACTAGGCGTCGGTCCTGGCTTGGGTGCCGCTGAGGAGACTGTGATGGCTTTAAAAAGCATTTTAGAAAAAGCTCAATCTTTGCAAAAACCCATGGTATTAGATGCTGATGCGCTTAATATCTGTGGCCAGCACCGGGATCTTTTAGACTTACTGCCTGAAAACGCAGTGCTTACTCCTCACCCCAAAGAGTTTGAGAGACTAACCCAGCCCGCTGAAAATGATTTTCACCGTTTACAGCTATTAACAAAGTTTTGTCGGCAATATGAAGTTTTTGTCGTGCTGAAAGGGGCTAATACTGCGGTAGGTACGCCTAGCGGAAAAATCTGCTTCAATAGTACTGGAAATCCCGGCATGGCTAGCGGGGGCACCGGCGATGCGCTTACTGGAATCATTACCGCTTTGCTTTCTCAAAAATATGATCCTCTTGATGCTGCTTTATTAGGTGTATATTTACACGGCAAAGCAGGTGACCTGGCTACGGACGCGCTTGGTCAGGAGGCTATGCTGGCTTCCAATTTAATTGAACACCTGGGAGAAGCATTTAAATCATTAGCTCAATATTAGTTTCACCTTTGAAAGAGCAGGACACATATTATTCCTTAAAAACACAGTCTGAAGGATTATACAAAGAAAAAGGGAGCAAGTTTTTGGCTTTTGCCTACCCCGTCAATTCTGATGAAGAAATAAAGGAGAAAGTAGAGACGCTAAAGAAACAATATTATGATGCCCGCCATCATTGCTTTGCTTTTATCTTGAAGCCGGAAGAGGGCAGAGAAGAAACTTACAGGGCCAATGATGATGGAGAGCCCGCACACTCTGCCGGTGACCCTATTCTGGGACAAATCCGCTCGCAAAATTTATTTGATGTGCTCATCGTAGTAGTGCGCTACTTTGGTGGCACTAAACTAGGTGTGCCCGGCCTCATCCATGCCTACAAAACCGCAGCTGCTGACGCTATTGCCCATAATCAGGTAGTAAAAAAAATCATCCATAAGGATTTGTCTATCCGATTTGAATACACAGTAACCAATGAGGTAATGCGGCTTATTGAACAATTTCAGGCCCAGATCAAAGATCAGGATTTTGCTGAAGATTGCTTTTATCGGCTAAGTCTACCCAGGAGTATGTGGAAAAATGCCAAGGAGCAATTTGCTCAGGTGCAGGGGGTGGCCTTTGTATGAAGCTTGATTTTACTGAGCAGTTGGTAAATGAGGAAAAAAGCATGTAATGATTACACCTTCATTTTTATATCTTAGTATAAGAACCAATTTGTGCTTATGAAAAAGAAACAAGCAGTTGCCCTCGTGGCCCATGATAATAAAAAGCCTGAGCTTCTACAGTGGGTAAGAAACCATATCGACCTTCTTGCTGCCTACGAACTTTATGCAACCGGGACCACGGGTAAAATGCTTGAAGAGGGCATTAAAGACCTCAAAAGCATAACAATTAATAAGTTGCTCAGTGGACCTTTGGGAGGAGATCAACAGATTGGCGCCAAAATAGCAGAGGGTAAAATTGATTTTTTGATCTTCTTTTGGGACCCTCTGGAGCCTCAGCCTCATGATCCTGATGTAAAAGCCCTATTGCGTATTGCAGTAACCTGGGATATTCCTTTTGCCTGTAATAAAGCTTCTGCGAATTTCCTTTTTGCATCTGCAAAAATTACCGGTGATTATGAAAGGGAACAACCTGACTTTACCTCTTACCTGAACCGGAACATAAAGAAATAAAAAAGCCCGGATGCATATCCGGGCCACGTTAGGTAGTATAGGAGTATATTCTTTATACGTTCATCAGTGATTCTCTGCGACGCATTTTGCCAGCAGGAATACCAAACATCATTTTAAAACGACGGCAAAAGTAAGCTGTATCTTTGTAGCCAACATCTTTCCCTATTTCACGAATACTTTTCTTGGTAGTCCTCAAAAGGTTCACCGCTTTTTCCATTCGCTGATATTCAATGTAATCCTGAGGATTAATGCCGGTCAACATCTTAAAATATTGCCCTACATAATCTTCAGACACATTAGCCACATTGGCTAACACCTTATTGGATAAGTCTCCCCCTATATTGTCTTTGATATATGCGAAAATATCAATCAATCGAGGATCCTTGAAGTAAGTACTATTGGTAGCCAATTGCTCCACAAACATTCTGTTATCCAGAATGTAACGAATGATTTCAATCACCATACGCTCTGTGCTTAGCTTAATAATTCTATCTTTTCCGGGAGTGTCAGAATTATTCTCCCGCAAAATTTCCTGTATGATCTCAGGGATCCTACTATTATCCTCAAGCACAAAAGGAGGGATATCCAGTGAAGCAAAGAAATTCACGGAATCAAATACCTTTGCTTCAAAGTTAATAAAACTAAAGTTTTCAGCCTCCAGAGTCTTTACATCTGTAGTCTCCAGTGACTGAAAATATAATTCTTTATTGTTGATGAAGTCATCATTTGACAGGCTTACCGGATCACCGGTACCATAGGTTACAGATACCTGTTTTCCTCCGGGAATAAACACAACATTGCCACCACTTACCTCTGTGTTATCACTTCCGTACCTGATTTTCCCACGATTCAAAATTAAGATGGTATTTTCTACATCATAATAATTTTGAATTCTTACAGGTTGTAAGATTCTTATATTTTTCGACTTAATGAACCTTACGCTGAGTGATTCAATAATTTTATTATAATCTTCCATTCAGTTTAGGAGTATAATATATATGGTGAAAAGAAAAATTCTTATCTGAAAACAATACTTCAAATTTAATAAACCTATGTAACTTTCCAAATAAGAAATTATAAACTTGTACGCAAAATACAAATTTATTTAATTTTTTCCATAAATATTACATTAAAACATATCTATTTTAATATTTCCCTTGCAATTACTAGCTTTTGAATCTCTGAAGTACCCTCATAAATTTGGGTAACCTTGGCATCACGCATCATACGCTCTACGTGGTATTCCTTCACATAGCCATATCCGCCGTGAATTTGAACTGCCTCGATAGTCACTTCCATAGCTACCTGAGAAGCATATAACTTAGCCATAGCACTTTCTTTGATATAGGATTGGCCTTTATCCTTCAAGTCAGCAGCCTGGAAACAAAGAAGGCGGGCTGCGTCAATTTTGGTGGCCATTTCTGCTAACTTAAATTGAATCGCCTGATGCTTACTGATTTCCTGTCCGAAAGTTTTTCTTTCTTTGGCGTATTGTACTGAGCGTTCATAAGCGCCTGATGCTATGCCCAGAGCCTGTGCGGCAATACCTATACGACCTCCATTGAGCACCGACATGGCAAACCTAAAACCAAACCCGTCTTCTCCTATACGGTTTGGCTTCGGTACTTTCAGGTCGTTGAACATCAGGGAGTGCGTATCTGAGGCCCTTATACCCATTTTATTTTCTTTTTTCCCCACCACAAAGCCTTCCCATTCTTTTTCTACAATCAATGCATTGATTCCTTTATGTTTTTTCTCAGCCTCACTCTGGCCCATTATAAGGTATATAGAAGCACTATTACCATTGGTGATCCAGTTCTTGCTTCCGTTTACCAGATAATAATCTCCATGATCCAGCGCAGATGTTCGTTGCATAGTGGCATCAGAGCCCGCTTCTGGTTCTGAAAGACAAAAAGCACCAAGTAGCCTTCCACTGGCCAGTTCGGGTAAATATTTTTGCTTTTGCTCTTCAGTTCCATATTCTTCAATCCCCCAACAGACTAATGAATTGTTTACCGACATACACACTGACGCAGAAGCATCCACTTTAGAAATTTCTTCTATGGCCAACACATAAGATTTGGTGTCCATGCCCCCTCCTCCGTATTCCGGGCTTACCATCATGCCCATAAAACCCAGCTCTCCCATTTTTTTTACCTGTTGGGCTGGAAACTCCTGTTTTTCATCTCTTTCTATTACTCCGGGAAGCAGTTCTGTTTGAGCAAAGTCTCTCGCAGCTTCTTGTACAGCCAGGTGCTCCTCTGTTAATTGAAAATCCATACATTAAATGTTTACAAGTGAAAACTTATTTATTATGCATGCAGAGTATTATTATGCAATATAAGTTTTGGGATGGGTATTACAAAAAAAGCACCTCTGGAGGTGCTTTTTATTTATTCAAAATATGGTATGATTAATTAGTCCCTGCTGCCCAGAAAGATAGATACATAATATAACAAAGCCATTACTGAACCTAATGCAGCTACTACATAGGTCATAGCCGCCCATTTTAATGCGTCTTTGGCCATATCATATTCTCCGGGGGTCACTACATTTCGCCCTTTAATCCAGGCCAGCGCTCTTTTACTAGCGTCAAACTCTACTGGTAAAGTTACCAGTGAGAAAAGTGTAATCACTGCATAACATGCTATAATGACCAGCAAGACTGGCTGAATCGGAAAACTTTGGAAAAGGAAAAAGCCTCCAAAGAGCGCAATCATTACTACTACATTCAGCACTTTGGCGCTCACATTCTGTACTGGAACCATGGCAGAGCGAAACTCCAGGAAGCTGTAAGCAGTGGCATGCTGAACAGCATGGCCGCACTCATGGGCTGCTACTGCCGCAGCTGCAGCCGAACGCCCGTGATATACATCATCACTCAGGTTAACTGTTTTGTCCGCCGGATTGTAATGGTCAGACAAACGACCTGGCACTGAAACTACGCTTACATCATGGATGCCATTGTCGCGTAGCATGTGCTCAGCAATTTCCCGGCCTGTCAGATTAGCCTGTAAGCCAATCTGCGAATACTTTCTAAACTTATTCTTGAGTCTCTGGCTTACTGCAAAGCTCAAGATCATGATCCCTATTATTAATATAAAATACATAGTCTTTTTATTCTTATGGGTTTACATCTACAACGTATATTTATCGTATTATGCTCATTGATGCATAGCCTTTTACGTTAATAACTAAACAGAAGTTATACCTCAAAAGTCGTTTTTTCAGACATCAAATTTTTGAGGCTGAGGATATTTTTCTCTTTTCTTGGTAGAAAGCACCGAGGCGATAAAGAAACTTATGCCTCCAAAAATAATAAATGAAATGGTTTGCATACTGTGGATAAGGGTAGCGAATAACACTCCCTCCTGCTCTGCTACTCCGTATAGGAGCAATACGCCACTCACCAATGCGTGGAAAGTACCAAAACCACCCTGCACTGGAGCCGCCATGCCCAGGCTACCCATTACAAGTACTGCCAATCCGGCTCTCCATCCTAAGATAGAGGTCTCCGGCAGGGCGAAAAATACTACATAAGACATCATATAGTAGCATAGCCAAATAGTAAATGTGGAAACCCAGAAGCCTGATTTGTTTTCTATTCTGCTTATGCTGGTGAGTCCCTTAAGGACTTCACGCCCCAGGTTTCGTAGCTTAATAAACAATTTGTTTTGAGTCAGGCTTTTCTGAATTGCTTTTCTCAGGACAAAAAAGAGCAGTAAAGCCACCGCTGCTACCCCGATCAGTATATAAATAGTTCCTACATTTTGCTGTAGCACATCCAGCTTTTCTCCCAAAAAGGAAAGGATAAATTCATTTAGCCGGCTAAACTCCAACACAAAAAGCATGACCATAGCGGTAAAGAGACAGAACAGATCCACCAGACGTTCTGCTACCACTGTTCCTAGTGAAGTGGTAATAGGAATATCATCGGTTTTTTTCAGTATTCCGCAGCGACTCACTTCACCCATGCGAGGGATGATGAGATTGGCAAAATAACCTACCATTACTGCCAGGAGTGTCCGAAAAGTTGTGAGATGCTTATATCCGAGCGGATAGAGCAGGATATTCCAGCGGTAAGCTCTGAGGAGATGACTCATTAAAAAAATACCGATGGCCAGGGCTACCCATCGGTAATCTACTTCCTTGAGTTTATTAACCATTGTGTTCAGGTCAAAATCTTTGAACACGTACCAAAGAAGTGCTGCTGCTAACAGCAGAGAGATTATGTACTTTAAGTAATTTTTTATGTTGCTCAAGGTCTTATGTCAAACGATTTTTCTGATCAGGAAAAATTACAGTGGGCTTGAAAGATTTTGCTTCTTCAAAGTCCATACCTGCATAAGAAATGATAATGATCACATCTCCCACCTGCACTTTTCGTGCTGCAGGCCCATTCATACAGATCATACCGCTATCTCTTTCACCTTTGATCACATAAGTTTCCAGACGCTCGCCATTGTTCACATTTACAATCTGCACTTTTTCGTGCTCAATAAGGTTGGCAGCCTCCATTAATGTTTCATCTATCGTGATGCTCCCCACATAATGCAATTCTGCCTGCGTAATTTTTACGCGATGTATTTTAGATTTTAAAACTTGAATATTCATCTCTGTTTCATGCATTTATTTTAAAGCATGTAAGGTAGGTGCTTTCTTGATTACTCCGCCGCCTCACTTACTACCTCATAGCAATAAAATACAACACTTATGTTTTAATAAAATTCCTTTGACCTAAGAAAAAACCAATACATTATCTATTAACCTGACTTCTTCCACAAATGCAGCTACACATACGGCTATCTCCGATTTTGGGGTAATATCCGCAGCTGTTGTAAAGTCTCTTTTGTCTATTACCTCAAAGTATTCCTGCCTAATCTTTGGCTGTTCTTTTAAAGTACTGATCCCTGCCTGCCGGGCAACTTCTATTTTCTCCCCCTCTTCAATTAAATTTTTCACTTTAGTAATGGCATGGTACAAATTAGCAGCCAGGTCTTTCCCTTTTTCTGAGAGTCTTGTGTTTCTGGATGACATCGCCAATCCATTGTTTTCTCTAACGGTGGGCACTATTACGAGTTGTGTGCTAAAGAATAGTTCCTCAATGAGTTTTCTTACTACACTACACTGTTGCAAATCTTTTTGACCAAAATAGGCTTTATCCGAGTTCACGATATGGAAAAGCTTAGATAAGATAATGCCCACTCCGCTGAAATGTCCCGGACGAAACTTCCCCTCCAGCACCTGCTCCAGCTTACCAAAGCCTAATTTTATTCCGTTGAGATTACCCTCTGGATACATCTCTTTATCTGAAGGGCTGAACAACACATCACAGGCTTGCTTTTCTAATAAAAATTGATCATGATCCAGATCCCGGGGATATTTTTTGAGGTCATCTGTGTTATTAAACTGAGCAGGGTTCACATATATGCTACAAACTGTAATATCGTTCTCTTTCTGAGACTGGTTTAATAGTTTAAGGTGTCCTTCATGCAAGGCTCCCATTGTGGGAACCAGGCCAACAGAGCGCTTTTTTTGGCGTTCTTCAGCCAAAAAATACTGTAGCGATTTAATGTTTTTAAATATTTGCATTATTACCAGTTCTAATACGAATAAAATCGCAAAACGCTATGTGCAATTGAAAAAAAGTGGAAATATGGTAAAATTTTCGTAATTTTGCGCATGCTTTTCCAATAACACAATTCAAATCCCCAAAGATATGTCAAAACTCCGAATTCTTTATGTAGCAAGTGAGATCAATCCATTTTTACAAACTTCTGAAGTGGCTGACTTTGTAAGGCAGCTCCCGCAGGGTATGCAGGAAAGAGGCATGGAGATCCGTATTCTCGTTCCTCGTTTTGGTTTGATCAATGAGCGCAAAAACAGGCTGCATGAAGTAGTTAGGTTATCAGGAATCAATATTGCAGTGGGTGAAGAAGAGAAGCCCCTGACAATCAAAGTTGCCTCTATCCCTAATGCTAAACTTCAGGTTTACTTTATCGATAATGAGGATTATTTCCATAGGAAGTCAGTGTTTTTTGACAAAGAAAACAACTTTTATGAAGATAATGACGAACGCGCTATTTTCTTCTGCAAAGGGGTTATTGAGACGGTCAAAAAACTAGGATGGACGCCTGACATTGTACATTGCAATGACTGGATGACCAGCTTAATTCCTATGTACTTGAAGACCACTTACAAAAATGACCCCCTCTTCAAAAATACAAAGACTGTCTTTACCGTTTATAATAATCCGTTCAAGCATAAATTTGATGGTGACCTCTTAGACA
Proteins encoded:
- a CDS encoding lysylphosphatidylglycerol synthase transmembrane domain-containing protein, translated to MSNIKNYLKYIISLLLAAALLWYVFKDFDLNTMVNKLKEVDYRWVALAIGIFLMSHLLRAYRWNILLYPLGYKHLTTFRTLLAVMVGYFANLIIPRMGEVSRCGILKKTDDIPITTSLGTVVAERLVDLFCLFTAMVMLFVLEFSRLNEFILSFLGEKLDVLQQNVGTIYILIGVAAVALLLFFVLRKAIQKSLTQNKLFIKLRNLGREVLKGLTSISRIENKSGFWVSTFTIWLCYYMMSYVVFFALPETSILGWRAGLAVLVMGSLGMAAPVQGGFGTFHALVSGVLLLYGVAEQEGVLFATLIHSMQTISFIIFGGISFFIASVLSTKKREKYPQPQKFDV
- the panD gene encoding aspartate 1-decarboxylase, with translation MNIQVLKSKIHRVKITQAELHYVGSITIDETLMEAANLIEHEKVQIVNVNNGERLETYVIKGERDSGMICMNGPAARKVQVGDVIIIISYAGMDFEEAKSFKPTVIFPDQKNRLT
- the panC gene encoding pantoate--beta-alanine ligase, which translates into the protein MQIFKNIKSLQYFLAEERQKKRSVGLVPTMGALHEGHLKLLNQSQKENDITVCSIYVNPAQFNNTDDLKKYPRDLDHDQFLLEKQACDVLFSPSDKEMYPEGNLNGIKLGFGKLEQVLEGKFRPGHFSGVGIILSKLFHIVNSDKAYFGQKDLQQCSVVRKLIEELFFSTQLVIVPTVRENNGLAMSSRNTRLSEKGKDLAANLYHAITKVKNLIEEGEKIEVARQAGISTLKEQPKIRQEYFEVIDKRDFTTAADITPKSEIAVCVAAFVEEVRLIDNVLVFS
- a CDS encoding glycogen/starch synthase, which translates into the protein MSKLRILYVASEINPFLQTSEVADFVRQLPQGMQERGMEIRILVPRFGLINERKNRLHEVVRLSGINIAVGEEEKPLTIKVASIPNAKLQVYFIDNEDYFHRKSVFFDKENNFYEDNDERAIFFCKGVIETVKKLGWTPDIVHCNDWMTSLIPMYLKTTYKNDPLFKNTKTVFTVYNNPFKHKFDGDLLDKVKMMDIDDSMLVNLQSADYDGFIKIGIEYADAIIKAEDGVNDNLNTLLEEFDSEKKIDTIEKDDNLLDSYFNLYNELVN